A segment of the Branchiostoma floridae strain S238N-H82 chromosome 10, Bfl_VNyyK, whole genome shotgun sequence genome:
CTCCCGCTCCTACCCAGAGCTTCAGGGCTTAGAGGACCCCGAACTCCGCACTCTGGCCTCCTGGCTACCTTCCGTCATCATTGCGGATAGAGCCCCAAACACCATCAAGAAATACGTCAGATCCTTCCGCAACTGGGAAGGCTTCGCTTCAAGCAAAGGCCTCCCCTCCCTCCCAGCCAGCGGCCCACACTTGGCCTTGTACCTACTGAAACTACTCCAGACTTCCCGTTCAGCCTTTCCACTCGAAGCTGCGTTGTTTGCTGTTGCCTGGGCACACCGTATATCGGGTCACCCTTCTCCACACACCCACCACCTACCTTCGCAAGTGCTACAAGCTGCCAAGCGTATCCTCGCGACACCGGTCTCCAAAAAACTCCCGTTGACTCCGTGCAACATCCGGCAGCTATGCACCACTTACGTGTCACCGACCATGAGCATTGACACCTTACAGACTCTCTGCCTCATCGTTATCGGCTTTGCCGGCTTCCTACGCTGGGACGACTTGAGCCAGCTTCGCGCTGACGACGTGAGCTTCTGTGACGGCTATGCTGCTCTTTTCGTGGAGAAGCGCAAGAACGACCAATTCCGGGAGGGTCACTGGATCTGTATCGCTGCTTCCTACACTACCTCCTGTCCCGTCACCTTACTCAAGCGTTTCATCCAATCCTCCACATCCACCGGACACGCCAGACTGTTTCGTAGAGTTGCCACTCACAACGGAGTCACCTTCCTACGACCTGAGCCTATGTCTTACACCAGGGCTCGTGAAAAGGTTCTCAACTTGCTATCCACCATAGGTCTGGACTCAACCAAATATGGCCTACACAGTCTTCGGTCTGGTGGAGCCAGCACAGCGGCAGCCATGGGCGTCCCAGATCGTCTCATCGCACATCATGGTGGCTGGCGTAGAATCGAAGCAAGAGAAGGATACATCCTTGAGTCCAAGTCTGCCGTCCTTGGAGTTTCACGTTCTCTCGGTCTCTAAGCCCCATCCCCTCCCGGTACTTACTCCTCACTCATCCTTCCTATCCTTTTTTACCTCGTGACGGTGCGCACGTCTACCCCATTCCCGTGTCTGTCCAGTTTGTGAATAGACAGGAAACTTAGTTCTCTTCGGAGTTTACGAAGAagagaatcaaaaagaaaaatctttgatcaaaactcaatttttaatggcaaagttcgtagtaagcgcagaacggctgaaaagggcctaaatcttatgttttgagcgaaattatcgtgtctaatgcattaccaatggcattttttcaaaacttttttttcacattctgacacttttataaggtgaaatacacttagtagacatgtttagaatcaaaaagaaaaatctttgatcaaaactcgatttttaatgtcaaagttcgtagtaagcgcagaacggctgaaaaggcctaaatcttatgttttgagcgaaattatcgtgtctaatgcattaccaatggcattttttcaaaacttttttttttcacgttctgacacttttataaggtgaaatacacttagtagacatgtttagaatcaaaaagaaaaatctttgatcaaaactcgatttttaatggcaaagttcgtagtaagcgcagaacggctgaaaagggcctaaatcttatgttttgagcgaaattatcgtgtctaatgcattaccaatggcattttttcaaaacttttttttttcacgttctgacacttttataaggtgaaatacacttagtagacatgtttagaatcaaaaagaaaaatctttgatcaaaactcgatttttaatggcaaagttcgtagtaagcgcagaacggctgaaaagggcctaaatcttatgttttgagcgaaattatcgtgtctaatgcattaccaatggcattttttcaaaactttttttttcacgttctgacacttttataaggtgaaatacacttagtagacatgtttagaatcaaaaagaaaaatctttgatcaaaactcgatttttaatggcaaagttcgtagtaagcgcagaacggctgaaaagggcctaaatcttatgttttgagcgaaattatcgtgtctaatgcattaccaatggcattttttcaaaactttttttttcacgttctgacacttttataaggtgaaatacacttagtagacatgtttagaatcaaaaagaaaaatctttgatcaaaactcgatttttaatggcaaagttcgtagtaagcgcagaacggctgaaaagggcctaaatcttatgttttgagcgaaattatcgtgtctaatgcattaccaatggcattttttcaaactttttttttcacgttctgacacttttataaggtgaaatacacttagtagacatgtttagaatcaaaaagaaaaatctttgatcaaaactcgatttttaatggcaaagttcgtagtaagcgcagaacggctgaaaagggcctaaatcttatgttttgagcgaaattatcgtgtctaatgcattaccaatggcattttttcaaaactttttttttcacgttctgacacttttataaggtgaaatacacttagtagacatgtttagaatcaaaaagaaaaatctttgatcaaaactcgatttttaatggcaaagttcgtagtaagcgcagaacggctgaaaagggcctaaatcttatgttttgagcgaaattatcgtgtctaatgcattaccaatggcattttttcaaaactttttttttcacgttctgacacttttataaggtgaaatacacttagtagacatgtttagaatcaaaaagaaaaatctttgatcaaaactcgatttttaatggcaaagttcgtagtaagcgcagaacggctgaaaagggcctaaatcttatgttttgagcgaaattatcgtgtctaatgcattaccaatggcattttttcaaaactttttttttcacgttctgacacttttataaggtgaaatacacttagtagacatgtttagaatcaaaaagaaaaatctttgatcaaaactcgatttttaatggcaaagttcgtagtaagcgcagaacggctgaaaagggcctaaatcttatgttttgagcgaaattatcgtgtctaatgcattaccaatggcattttttcaaaactttttttttcacgttctgacacttttataaggtgaaatacacttagtagacatgtttagaatcaaaaagaaaaatctttgatcaaaactcgatttttaatggcaaagttcgtagtaagcgcagaacggctgaaaagggcctaaatcttatgttttgagcgaaattatcgtgtctaatgcattaccaatggcattttttcaaaactttttttttcacgttctgacacttttataaggtgaaatacacttagtagacatgtttagaatcaaaaagaaaaatctttgatcaaaactcgatttttaatggcaaagttcgtagtaagcgcagaacggctgaaaagggcctaaatcttatgttttgagcgaaattatcgtgtctaatgcattaccaatggcattttttcaaaaccttttttttcacgttctgacacttttataaggtgaaatacacttagtagacatgtttagaatcaaaaagaaaaatctttgatcaaaactcgatttttaatggcaaagttcgtagtaagcgcagaacggctgaaaagggcctaaatcttatgttttgagcgaaattatcgtgtctaatgcattaccaatggcattttttcaaaacttttttttcacgttctgacacttttataaggtgaaatacacttagtagacatgtttagaatcaaaaagaaaaatctttgatcaaaactcgatttttaatggcaaagttcgtagtaagcgcagaacggctgaaaagggcctaaatcttatgttttgagcgaaattatcgtgtctaatgcattaccaatggcattttttcaaaactttttttttcacgttctgacacttttttaaggtgaaatacacttagtagacatgtttagaatcaaaaagaaaaatctttgatcaaaactcgatttttaatggcaaagttcgtagtaagcgcagaacggctgaaaagggcctaaatcttatgttttgagcgaaattatcgtgtctaatgcattaccaatggcattttttcaaaactttttttttcacgttctgacacttttataaggtgaaatacacttagtagacatgtttagaatcaaaaagaaaaatctttgatcaaaactcgatttttaatggcaaagttcgtagtaagcgcagaacggctgaaaagggcctaaatcttatgttttgagcgaaattatcgtgtctaatgcattaccaatggcattttttcaaaacttttttttcacgttctgacacttttataaggtgaaatacacttagtagacatgtttagaatcaaaaagaaaaatctttgatcaaaactcgatttttaatggcaaagttcgtagtaagcgcagaacggctgaaaagggcctaaatcttatgttttgagcgaaattatcgtgtctaatgcattaccaatggcattttttcaaaacttttt
Coding sequences within it:
- the LOC118424294 gene encoding uncharacterized protein LOC118424294; amino-acid sequence: MDQCVVTDIASSRSYPELQGLEDPELRTLASWLPSVIIADRAPNTIKKYVRSFRNWEGFASSKGLPSLPASGPHLALYLLKLLQTSRSAFPLEAALFAVAWAHRISGHPSPHTHHLPSQVLQAAKRILATPVSKKLPLTPCNIRQLCTTYVSPTMSIDTLQTLCLIVIGFAGFLRWDDLSQLRADDVSFCDGYAALFVEKRKNDQFREGHWICIAASYTTSCPVTLLKRFIQSSTSTGHARLFRRVATHNGVTFLRPEPMSYTRAREKVLNLLSTIGLDSTKYGLHSLRSGGASTAAAMGVPDRLIAHHGGWRRIEAREGYILESKSAVLGVSRSLGL